In Pleurocapsa sp. PCC 7319, the following are encoded in one genomic region:
- a CDS encoding DUF2971 domain-containing protein, with protein MMLYKYRAPVNFSNPDSGYTARIFIDSQLYFAKLSTFNDPFEGLIELEVHQSKEEAIDRHFRVLRSRERARDVLSNPFPFTWNNAKSTIDKIFEKVIAGEYIDHNKYYKEVMDDYGVLALCENPDNLLLWAHYATEHRGLCLGFEWAETKLPKAEEVIYQTNYRKIDFWFHTEDELAQIALLQKSSDWSYEREHRSIWKPLYEEYEEFRPDENYFKKLKEIKDSSFLKEQLKRDYTFAYQRVKNVGHGAKTFQKNSLKEVIFGLRMTKNERKQHIDFITSLGYRPEFKIAKRATEQYKLQITSA; from the coding sequence ATGATGCTCTATAAGTATCGCGCCCCTGTTAACTTCTCAAATCCTGATAGCGGGTACACAGCCAGAATATTCATAGATTCACAACTTTACTTTGCAAAGCTATCTACCTTCAACGATCCATTTGAAGGACTAATTGAACTGGAAGTGCATCAATCAAAAGAAGAAGCGATTGATCGTCATTTTAGAGTATTACGTTCTAGAGAACGTGCTAGGGACGTTCTCTCTAATCCGTTTCCATTTACTTGGAATAATGCTAAGTCTACCATAGACAAAATTTTTGAGAAAGTTATTGCAGGGGAGTATATAGACCATAATAAATATTATAAAGAGGTAATGGATGATTATGGCGTTCTTGCACTATGCGAAAATCCAGATAACCTTCTGCTTTGGGCGCACTACGCGACGGAACATCGCGGACTATGTCTTGGATTTGAATGGGCTGAAACTAAGCTTCCAAAAGCAGAAGAGGTGATTTACCAAACCAACTACAGAAAAATAGATTTCTGGTTTCATACCGAAGATGAATTGGCACAGATTGCATTACTTCAAAAGTCTTCTGATTGGAGCTACGAACGGGAGCATCGATCAATTTGGAAACCATTGTACGAAGAATATGAAGAGTTCAGACCAGATGAAAATTACTTTAAGAAGTTAAAAGAAATAAAAGATAGTTCCTTCTTAAAAGAGCAACTGAAACGCGACTATACGTTTGCATATCAACGAGTCAAGAATGTTGGTCATGGTGCCAAAACCTTCCAGAAAAACTCTCTTAAAGAAGTTATATTTGGGCTTCGTATGACTAAGAATGAAAGAAAGCAGCATATTGACTTTATTACCTCGCTTGGTTATAGGCCAGAATTCAAAATAGCGAAACGAGCAACCGAACAATACAAGCTTCAAATAACTAGTGCATAA
- a CDS encoding class I SAM-dependent RNA methyltransferase, which yields MNKYFATVSRGLEEVAAQELISIGATDVRPDFTGVHFSGDKALLYRANLWMRTSFRILMPIARVKSFNGDELYRSVQKLDWNEYLDPDMTIAVTCTGKNKHLNHTHFTALQIKNAITDWQKRKLGIRSSVDTEKPDLIINAHIVEKHCILSLDSSGSSLHRRGYRPAIGAAPMKETLAAALLDLAEWTPDLPFLDPMCGSGTLPIEAALKALNIAPGLYRDFGFQTWLDYDPGLWQSLLKEASDRQKTDIAVPIIGSDRDLKVIRQAFVNAESSGLEDYVKFARQDISTIEAPADRGVLICNPPYGVRLGKEAELGELYQLLGDIFKQRFKGWTAYILTGSMKLSKQVGLRTSKRIKLYNGAIPCTLLKYEMY from the coding sequence ATGAATAAATATTTTGCCACTGTATCTCGCGGTTTAGAAGAGGTTGCTGCCCAGGAATTAATCAGCATCGGGGCAACTGATGTGCGCCCGGACTTCACAGGAGTCCATTTTTCAGGGGACAAGGCATTACTTTATCGGGCTAACCTTTGGATGAGAACGAGTTTTCGTATTCTGATGCCTATTGCCAGAGTAAAAAGTTTTAATGGAGATGAACTTTATCGTAGTGTGCAAAAGCTGGATTGGAATGAATATCTAGATCCTGATATGACTATTGCCGTTACTTGTACTGGCAAAAATAAACATCTCAACCATACCCACTTCACGGCACTTCAGATTAAAAATGCGATCACCGATTGGCAAAAGCGCAAGCTAGGAATACGCTCCAGTGTCGATACAGAAAAACCCGATCTGATTATCAATGCTCATATTGTTGAAAAACACTGCATATTGAGCTTAGATAGCTCAGGCTCAAGTCTGCATCGTCGAGGATATCGTCCGGCGATCGGTGCAGCTCCCATGAAAGAAACTTTAGCCGCGGCTTTATTAGATCTGGCAGAGTGGACTCCTGATTTGCCCTTTCTCGATCCGATGTGTGGTAGTGGTACATTGCCCATCGAAGCAGCATTAAAGGCTTTAAATATTGCTCCTGGATTATATCGGGACTTTGGTTTTCAAACTTGGTTGGATTACGATCCGGGTTTATGGCAGAGTCTCCTCAAAGAAGCTAGCGATCGCCAGAAAACTGATATTGCCGTTCCTATAATTGGCAGCGATCGCGATTTAAAGGTGATTAGACAAGCTTTTGTTAATGCCGAAAGCTCTGGGTTAGAAGACTATGTCAAATTTGCTCGTCAAGATATATCTACTATCGAAGCTCCCGCAGATCGGGGAGTGTTGATTTGTAATCCTCCCTATGGTGTGAGATTAGGCAAGGAAGCTGAATTGGGCGAACTCTATCAACTTTTGGGAGATATTTTTAAACAGAGATTCAAAGGCTGGACAGCATATATCCTCACAGGCAGCATGAAATTATCGAAACAAGTAGGATTGAGGACTTCTAAACGGATTAAGCTGTACAATGGCGCAATTCCTTGTACCCTGTTGAAGTATGAAATGTACTAG
- a CDS encoding alpha-amylase, with translation MSQVNGVIMQYFHWYIDPDLILWKDVNQKAQELAEAGITALWLPPAYKGMAGTYDVGYSVYDMYDLGEFEQGGTVRTKYGDRQQYLDAIQTLHGNGIQVYGDTVLNHRMGGESTEVVKATPFSQEDRIHPKGGMREIETYSHFSFPGRQGKYSDFKWHWWHFDAVDWDTRSQEHNTIYLFEGKQFDDYVALENGNFAYLMGCDLDYQNPEVREEVTRWGKWYLDTTNADGFRLDAIKHISAWFFPQWIDEMERHAGKDLFVVGEYWFNDTNTLHWYVDSVQGKMSVFDVPLHYNFHYASKSGGNYDMRNILRGTFMEQRPTHAVTFVENHDSQPLQALEAPVEPWFKPLAYALILLRREGYPCIFYADYYGAEYEDYGRDGNRYPIFLPSHRWLIDKFLTARHKYAYGDQYDYFDHFNTIGWTRLGDEEHPQAMAVIMSDGSAGSKWMEVGKPNTKFYDLTEHISEPTYSNASGWAEFRCNGGSVSVWVEA, from the coding sequence ATGTCTCAAGTTAACGGTGTCATAATGCAGTATTTCCATTGGTACATTGACCCCGATTTAATCCTGTGGAAAGACGTTAATCAGAAAGCTCAAGAATTAGCAGAGGCTGGAATTACCGCTTTATGGCTGCCTCCAGCCTATAAAGGAATGGCAGGAACTTACGATGTTGGTTATTCCGTATACGATATGTATGATCTGGGTGAATTTGAGCAAGGTGGAACTGTTCGCACTAAGTATGGCGATCGCCAGCAATATCTAGATGCCATTCAAACTCTTCACGGCAATGGTATTCAAGTCTATGGTGATACAGTTCTCAACCATCGTATGGGCGGAGAATCCACTGAAGTTGTTAAAGCGACTCCTTTTTCTCAGGAAGATCGTATCCATCCCAAAGGAGGAATGAGAGAGATCGAAACCTACAGTCATTTTTCCTTTCCTGGACGACAAGGCAAGTATTCTGATTTTAAATGGCATTGGTGGCACTTTGATGCAGTTGACTGGGATACGAGAAGCCAAGAACATAACACTATTTATCTCTTTGAAGGTAAACAGTTTGATGATTATGTCGCCCTAGAAAATGGTAACTTTGCTTATTTGATGGGTTGTGACCTTGACTACCAAAATCCAGAAGTACGAGAAGAAGTGACCCGTTGGGGTAAATGGTATTTGGATACTACTAACGCTGATGGTTTCCGTCTAGATGCGATAAAGCATATTTCTGCTTGGTTTTTCCCTCAATGGATTGACGAGATGGAGCGTCATGCAGGTAAAGATTTATTTGTGGTCGGAGAATATTGGTTTAATGATACTAATACTCTCCACTGGTATGTTGACTCGGTGCAAGGCAAAATGTCAGTATTTGATGTTCCCCTACACTACAACTTCCACTATGCCAGTAAATCTGGTGGTAACTACGATATGCGAAATATCCTCAGGGGTACTTTTATGGAACAACGCCCTACCCATGCAGTTACCTTTGTGGAAAACCACGATTCTCAGCCATTACAAGCACTAGAAGCTCCAGTAGAACCTTGGTTTAAACCTTTAGCCTATGCCCTAATTTTGTTGCGTAGAGAAGGTTATCCTTGTATCTTTTACGCGGACTACTATGGCGCAGAATACGAAGATTATGGCAGAGATGGCAACCGTTATCCGATCTTTCTCCCCTCCCATCGTTGGCTGATTGATAAATTCTTAACTGCTCGTCATAAATATGCTTACGGCGATCAATATGATTACTTTGACCACTTTAATACGATTGGTTGGACTCGCTTAGGAGATGAAGAGCATCCTCAAGCGATGGCAGTAATTATGAGTGATGGTAGTGCTGGAAGCAAGTGGATGGAAGTAGGAAAGCCCAATACTAAATTCTACGATCTAACCGAACACATTTCAGAGCCAACTTATTCTAATGCATCCGGTTGGGCTGAATTCCGTTGTAATGGAGGCTCGGTATCGGTTTGGGTAGAAGCTTAG
- a CDS encoding MerR family transcriptional regulator — MFKIGDFSKLSQISIKALRLYDRMGLLKPFHIDPYTNYRYYSAKQLPRLNRILAFKDLGFSLEQIRKLLEDDIPLEQIRGMLRLKQAELQKQIESEQLKLNRVKARIKQIEEENTMRNYDVVVKKVEPIKVASIREILPNYSAVGELFNELIGYLQQYKITKFDYCAAIWHDQEYKESDVDGEAVLVIDTALAETDRIKVYELPRYDEIACIIHQGSYLTLNQSYENLLAWIETNGYQIIAPNRELYIQGGQEQDNESYITEIQFPVQKV, encoded by the coding sequence ATGTTCAAGATTGGCGACTTTTCCAAGCTTAGTCAGATATCGATCAAAGCTCTGCGTCTCTATGATCGAATGGGTTTATTGAAACCATTTCATATCGATCCATATACCAATTATCGCTACTACTCTGCTAAGCAATTACCTCGGCTAAATCGCATTCTGGCGTTCAAAGATTTGGGATTTTCTTTAGAACAAATCCGTAAACTACTAGAGGATGATATTCCTCTAGAGCAAATTCGCGGAATGCTAAGGCTCAAACAAGCAGAATTGCAGAAGCAGATTGAGTCAGAGCAATTAAAGCTGAACAGAGTAAAAGCTCGCATCAAACAAATTGAAGAAGAGAATACTATGAGAAACTATGATGTTGTAGTCAAAAAAGTAGAGCCTATTAAGGTTGCATCCATCCGAGAAATTTTGCCTAACTATTCTGCTGTGGGAGAGTTATTTAATGAGCTAATTGGCTATTTACAGCAATATAAGATTACTAAGTTTGATTATTGTGCTGCTATCTGGCACGATCAAGAATATAAAGAAAGTGATGTGGATGGCGAAGCCGTCTTGGTCATAGATACTGCTCTGGCAGAAACAGACCGGATCAAAGTCTATGAATTGCCCAGATATGACGAAATTGCTTGCATCATTCATCAAGGTAGTTATCTCACCCTCAACCAATCTTACGAAAACCTATTAGCCTGGATTGAAACTAATGGCTATCAAATTATTGCCCCTAACAGAGAGTTATACATCCAAGGAGGTCAAGAGCAAGATAACGAGTCTTACATCACCGAAATTCAATTTCCCGTGCAGAAGGTTTAG
- a CDS encoding DUF1823 family protein: MSNLPPLNTDTIWAILNEELDDAIVNQLVWHYLGYRYDEASQTWNLSEVVDDWAEKYPEPPDFIANRPPTVKLTRSIPKENKQLLKENLGFKGYKLGEFGPRQTRRATAANWLLNYLESH; the protein is encoded by the coding sequence ATGTCTAACTTACCGCCTCTAAACACAGATACTATTTGGGCAATCCTCAACGAAGAACTAGATGACGCGATCGTCAATCAATTAGTTTGGCATTATCTAGGCTATCGCTACGATGAAGCAAGTCAAACCTGGAATTTGAGCGAAGTTGTAGACGATTGGGCAGAAAAATATCCCGAACCTCCTGATTTTATTGCTAATCGTCCACCGACCGTAAAGCTTACCCGTTCAATACCTAAGGAAAACAAACAATTACTCAAAGAAAACTTGGGTTTTAAAGGTTATAAACTAGGCGAATTTGGACCTAGACAAACTCGTCGGGCAACTGCTGCTAACTGGTTATTAAACTATCTAGAAAGTCATTGA
- a CDS encoding DMT family transporter, with protein MKPSGWQIGIVLVVGIIGVSLAAIWIRLAVSVVTPDNKVGFSLFLAASRLIMATVILLPTWKNLKFSKINPVANYYAIAAGICLAMHFATWITSLSYTSIVASTVLVTTNPIWIGLFSWWWYGEKLSRQGIMGIVIALIGGILIAIADTDGGSSSYSNAILGDILALVGAIMSSLYIIFGSQAQRRGLNTSNYIAIAYSTAALFLFPLPLLSQTSYFGYAPSVYLYIFLMAVMSQVIGHTSLNWSVRWISPTLVSLSLLLEPVVASCIGAIALGEIPSLSLFLGGSIILIGIAIFLRQETI; from the coding sequence ATGAAGCCGTCTGGATGGCAAATTGGAATAGTTTTAGTAGTTGGGATAATTGGAGTTTCTCTGGCAGCGATTTGGATTCGCTTGGCAGTCTCTGTTGTCACTCCAGATAATAAGGTTGGTTTTAGTCTATTCTTGGCAGCATCCCGTTTAATCATGGCTACTGTAATTTTACTGCCGACTTGGAAAAATCTAAAATTCTCTAAGATTAATCCTGTTGCCAATTATTATGCGATCGCTGCGGGTATTTGTCTGGCAATGCATTTTGCTACCTGGATTACATCCCTGAGCTATACTTCCATAGTTGCTTCTACAGTTTTGGTAACAACCAATCCCATCTGGATCGGACTGTTTTCTTGGTGGTGGTATGGGGAAAAACTAAGTCGGCAAGGAATTATGGGTATTGTGATCGCTCTAATAGGGGGAATTTTGATAGCGATCGCCGATACTGATGGGGGCAGTAGTAGCTATAGCAACGCGATTTTGGGAGATATCCTAGCTCTAGTGGGGGCAATAATGTCCAGTTTATACATCATCTTTGGTTCTCAAGCACAAAGACGAGGTTTAAATACCAGTAATTATATTGCGATCGCCTATTCTACGGCGGCACTATTTTTGTTTCCTCTGCCACTTTTATCCCAAACTAGCTATTTCGGTTATGCACCTTCAGTTTATCTGTATATTTTTTTGATGGCAGTGATGTCTCAAGTGATTGGTCATACTAGCTTAAACTGGTCAGTACGCTGGATTTCTCCAACTTTGGTTAGCCTAAGTCTTTTACTTGAACCAGTTGTCGCTAGCTGTATCGGTGCGATCGCTTTGGGCGAAATTCCCTCCTTAAGTTTGTTCTTGGGGGGGTCAATTATCTTAATCGGAATCGCAATTTTCTTAAGGCAAGAAACAATTTAA
- the deoC gene encoding deoxyribose-phosphate aldolase, with translation MSATELEIDIATYIDHTLLKPSAIPEEVKQVCQEAWQYNFPSVCIYPVAVKQARELLHDKQPQVCTVIGFPTGAVTSAVKLYEAQIAVENGATELDVVINLGWVKSGESNKIYREIAEICAETGQAVKAILETTVLTNKEKKLAGEICLDAGVTYLKTSTGWFGGATVEDVKLLKEIAKGQIGIKASGGIRTYEQAIALIEAGATRLGTSRGIDLIRQQNESIK, from the coding sequence ATGTCCGCAACCGAACTAGAAATCGATATTGCTACCTACATCGATCACACACTGCTCAAACCCAGTGCTATTCCCGAAGAGGTAAAGCAAGTCTGTCAGGAAGCTTGGCAATATAATTTTCCGTCTGTATGTATTTATCCTGTAGCAGTAAAACAAGCGCGGGAATTATTACACGATAAACAGCCCCAAGTTTGTACAGTTATCGGTTTTCCTACAGGTGCTGTTACCTCGGCAGTTAAACTCTATGAAGCTCAGATAGCAGTTGAAAATGGGGCAACGGAGCTGGATGTAGTAATCAATCTTGGTTGGGTAAAATCAGGAGAATCGAACAAAATATATCGAGAAATAGCCGAAATATGTGCTGAAACTGGTCAAGCTGTGAAAGCAATTTTAGAAACTACCGTTCTCACCAATAAAGAGAAAAAACTAGCAGGAGAAATCTGTCTGGATGCAGGGGTAACATATCTAAAAACCAGTACTGGGTGGTTTGGAGGAGCAACAGTAGAAGATGTCAAACTACTCAAAGAAATTGCCAAAGGACAAATTGGCATTAAAGCCTCTGGCGGAATTCGTACCTACGAACAGGCGATCGCCTTAATCGAAGCAGGAGCAACCCGTCTCGGTACATCTCGCGGAATCGATTTAATTCGTCAACAAAATGAGTCTATAAAATGA
- the recO gene encoding DNA repair protein RecO gives MSQKYKATGIILKGSSIKESDRLVTVLTPEYGLIRAVAPGAKKHKSRLRGRTELFVINELLIIKGRSLDKIIQADTIYTYPGLSRDIGKLAAAQYLAELCLCLAIDEQPQPELYQLLNEHLRRIEEFDSQESIYPYLAQAVFHLVAIAGLTPQVFNCCLTQKLLPPNLTSSQWRVGFSFEGGGIVDLETAQPVQLKNTGNQSDNSLLTEDHQYHPIPTINHRINGMELAILQQLNYHSLPGTEWFTKKKTANFDLDLAWIRIEKILREYIQYHLGKTIRSANLVDSLYIEF, from the coding sequence ATGAGTCAAAAATATAAAGCCACGGGAATTATTCTTAAAGGCTCGTCGATTAAGGAAAGCGATCGCTTGGTGACAGTGTTAACCCCTGAATATGGTTTGATTCGAGCAGTTGCTCCAGGAGCCAAAAAACACAAATCGCGCCTCAGAGGCAGAACTGAATTATTTGTAATTAATGAATTATTGATAATTAAAGGGCGATCGCTAGATAAGATTATTCAAGCGGATACTATCTATACTTATCCTGGTTTAAGTCGTGATATTGGTAAGCTGGCAGCGGCTCAATATTTAGCTGAGTTATGTTTGTGTTTGGCGATAGACGAACAACCGCAACCAGAATTGTATCAATTACTCAATGAACACCTGCGTCGGATTGAAGAATTTGATTCTCAGGAGTCGATATATCCCTATCTGGCTCAAGCAGTATTTCATTTAGTAGCGATCGCTGGTTTAACTCCTCAGGTATTTAATTGTTGCCTGACCCAAAAACTGCTTCCGCCCAACTTAACTTCATCTCAGTGGCGAGTAGGTTTTAGTTTTGAGGGTGGCGGGATTGTTGATCTGGAAACAGCACAACCAGTACAGCTAAAAAATACTGGAAATCAATCTGATAATAGCCTTTTAACAGAGGATCATCAATATCATCCCATACCTACGATTAATCATCGAATTAATGGGATGGAATTAGCTATTTTACAACAGTTAAATTATCATTCTTTACCAGGAACAGAATGGTTCACCAAGAAAAAAACAGCTAATTTTGATCTGGATCTGGCTTGGATCAGAATCGAAAAAATTTTGCGAGAATATATTCAATATCATTTAGGAAAAACCATTCGTTCGGCTAATCTAGTAGATAGCTTATATATAGAATTTTAA
- a CDS encoding MFS transporter, translating into MRLSESETSENSLINNQTTAPVSDQNETDSQGFTPVLTNSRFVILWSGQIFSQLADKVYLVLMIAIIANQFQLPNQPISKWVSPIMIAFTIPAVLFGSLAGVYVDRWQKKSILVISNLLRGILVLCLPPLLVAAQGKTLFQSLPLGFGLMLVITFLVSTFTQFFAPAEQAVIPLIVKDKNLLAANSLYTTTMMALLIIGFAIGDPLLDLADSLASQIGLPGSIGKEILVGGAYAIAGIILLGLRSGEKLNKSEQEHPHVWQDIRDGIKYLGRNHRVRNALIQLVILFSIFAALAVLAVSMADQIPQIKAEEFGILLAAAGVGMGASAAILGSKGEKISRARLSLIGSIGVAASLVGLSFATQNLWLALGMTTLLGAFAALVGVPMQTTIQSQTPVEIRGKVFGLQNNAVNIALSLPLVLAAEAETRFGLSSVMLGLAMIAAGGGVLTWYILQAHDQQLNKSTPSPEIEV; encoded by the coding sequence ATGCGACTGTCGGAATCAGAAACCTCAGAAAATTCTTTAATTAATAACCAAACTACAGCACCAGTGTCTGATCAAAACGAAACCGATTCTCAAGGCTTTACCCCAGTATTAACAAACAGCCGTTTTGTAATTTTATGGAGTGGGCAGATATTTTCTCAGTTGGCGGATAAAGTCTACTTGGTATTGATGATCGCTATCATTGCCAATCAATTTCAGTTACCCAACCAGCCAATTAGCAAGTGGGTATCTCCCATTATGATCGCTTTTACGATTCCAGCTGTATTGTTTGGTTCGTTGGCAGGTGTATATGTAGATCGCTGGCAAAAAAAGTCCATTCTAGTGATTTCTAATCTGTTGCGGGGAATTTTGGTGCTTTGCTTACCGCCTTTATTGGTGGCTGCTCAGGGGAAAACACTATTTCAGTCTCTTCCTTTAGGATTTGGGTTGATGTTAGTTATTACTTTTTTGGTTTCTACTTTTACCCAGTTTTTTGCCCCCGCAGAGCAAGCGGTTATTCCCTTAATTGTTAAGGACAAAAATTTATTAGCTGCCAACTCTCTCTACACTACTACCATGATGGCATTGCTGATTATCGGTTTTGCTATTGGTGATCCCCTATTAGATCTTGCTGATAGTTTAGCTTCTCAGATAGGTTTACCGGGGAGTATCGGTAAAGAAATTTTGGTTGGCGGAGCATATGCGATCGCCGGGATCATTTTACTAGGACTAAGAAGCGGTGAAAAATTGAACAAATCTGAGCAAGAACACCCTCATGTTTGGCAAGATATCCGAGATGGAATTAAATATCTAGGACGAAATCATCGGGTACGCAATGCCTTAATTCAATTAGTTATTTTGTTTTCAATTTTTGCTGCTTTAGCTGTCCTGGCAGTAAGTATGGCAGATCAAATTCCGCAGATTAAAGCCGAAGAATTTGGAATCCTGCTGGCAGCAGCAGGAGTTGGCATGGGAGCAAGTGCCGCTATTTTAGGTAGTAAAGGAGAAAAAATTAGTCGCGCTCGTTTAAGCTTAATTGGTTCAATCGGTGTGGCAGCATCTTTGGTAGGATTATCTTTTGCCACACAAAACCTCTGGTTAGCTCTAGGCATGACCACTTTATTGGGTGCATTTGCTGCCTTAGTTGGTGTACCGATGCAAACCACAATTCAATCCCAAACCCCTGTAGAGATTAGAGGGAAAGTTTTTGGCTTACAGAACAATGCTGTAAATATTGCTCTTTCCTTGCCGTTGGTCTTAGCTGCCGAAGCCGAAACTCGTTTTGGACTATCTTCTGTAATGTTGGGATTAGCAATGATCGCAGCTGGAGGAGGAGTTTTAACCTGGTATATCTTACAGGCTCATGACCAACAGCTCAATAAATCTACACCCTCACCGGAAATAGAAGTGTGA
- a CDS encoding glycosyltransferase family 4 protein, with product MHIAWLGKKSPFCGNVTYGREITNALLDRKYRVSFLHFSQPQGSYEHHLEYQGERHNWSNCDEISLPFIYKSQIYTIPTLKSSKVLLRSLCKLKPDLVHASLTLSPLDFLLPEICEELNIPLVATFHPPFDSKIRNLKSSTQYLTYQLYAPFLARYDRVIVFSEIQRDLLIKLGVPGDRVAIIPNGVDERKYSPGYSNLKFQLRTNKLFVYQGRIATEKNIEALLKAWKLADMGDNCQLLMVGDGPIRSSLQPSYGKEHNIIWLGFVADEQQRIDILRAADVFILPSLVEGLSISLLEAMSCGVACLATDAGADGEVLADGAGVVLDTQGVTAQLKILLPLFRNHPEMTNLLGNKARQRVLEKYTLHHNITKLERLYLEIANKESISA from the coding sequence ATGCATATCGCTTGGTTGGGGAAAAAATCACCTTTTTGCGGTAATGTGACCTATGGTCGCGAAATAACTAACGCACTTTTAGACCGTAAATATCGGGTTAGTTTTTTACATTTTTCTCAACCACAGGGTAGTTATGAGCATCATCTGGAGTATCAAGGGGAGCGACACAATTGGTCAAATTGTGACGAGATTTCGCTCCCTTTTATTTACAAGTCTCAGATTTATACTATTCCTACCCTTAAATCTAGCAAAGTCTTATTGCGATCGCTTTGTAAGCTCAAACCTGATTTAGTCCATGCTTCTTTAACCCTTTCTCCTCTAGATTTTTTACTCCCAGAGATTTGCGAAGAATTAAATATTCCTCTAGTAGCGACATTTCACCCTCCTTTTGATAGCAAAATTCGCAATCTTAAGTCGAGTACCCAGTATCTGACTTATCAACTATATGCACCATTTCTGGCTCGCTACGATCGGGTAATTGTTTTTAGTGAGATTCAACGAGACCTATTAATCAAGTTAGGGGTTCCAGGCGATCGAGTCGCAATTATTCCCAATGGCGTTGATGAACGTAAATATTCTCCTGGTTATTCCAATCTTAAGTTCCAGTTAAGAACGAATAAACTATTTGTCTATCAGGGTCGTATTGCTACCGAAAAAAATATTGAAGCCCTGCTCAAAGCTTGGAAGCTAGCGGATATGGGAGATAATTGTCAATTATTAATGGTTGGGGATGGTCCAATCAGAAGCTCTCTCCAGCCTTCCTATGGTAAAGAACACAATATTATCTGGCTCGGGTTTGTGGCTGATGAACAACAGCGCATTGACATCCTCAGGGCGGCCGATGTCTTTATTTTGCCCTCTTTAGTGGAAGGTTTATCCATATCCCTCTTGGAAGCCATGTCTTGTGGTGTGGCTTGTTTGGCAACCGATGCTGGTGCAGATGGGGAAGTTTTAGCAGATGGAGCGGGAGTTGTGTTGGACACTCAAGGAGTAACTGCGCAACTCAAAATTTTGTTGCCGTTGTTTCGCAATCACCCCGAAATGACTAACTTACTGGGTAATAAAGCTCGCCAAAGAGTCTTAGAAAAATATACTTTGCATCACAATATTACTAAGCTGGAGAGATTGTATTTAGAAATAGCGAATAAAGAATCTATTTCGGCTTAA
- a CDS encoding glycosyltransferase family 2 protein, with the protein MVKVSVIIPAYNGDRYIGEAVDSILSQTYSDYEIIVVDDGSTDSTRQVIEQYGSKIQYLSQTNQGVAASRNLGLSKAQGEYIAFLDQDDVFLTHKLASQVALLDQNSSLGIANSGWQIVNQQGDVNAAVKPWKEIPELNLTNLIVWKPVFLGAMLFRRSWLEHTEGFDTTLEQTPDVDLVLRLAAMGATAAWVKQVTVKYRQHEANASKNTLLQAQELDQILERFFSQSNLSPEIKTLESESRYQSLIWSAWRLQQTGYLTKMSDYLYKSWFYSQKYPTEIILNWIKSFKTYSTEYGIDFNVSSLISSLEWQKLIKKCLV; encoded by the coding sequence ATGGTCAAAGTTAGTGTAATCATCCCTGCCTACAATGGCGATCGCTACATTGGAGAAGCTGTTGATAGCATTTTGAGTCAAACTTACAGTGACTATGAAATTATCGTGGTAGATGATGGTTCTACAGATAGTACTCGTCAAGTAATCGAACAATACGGTAGCAAAATTCAATATCTGAGCCAGACAAATCAAGGAGTAGCGGCTAGCCGTAATTTGGGTTTGAGCAAAGCGCAAGGGGAATATATTGCATTTTTAGATCAAGATGATGTTTTTCTCACCCATAAATTAGCCTCTCAAGTTGCTTTACTCGACCAAAATTCATCTCTAGGAATAGCTAATAGTGGTTGGCAAATTGTTAATCAACAAGGAGATGTCAACGCAGCGGTAAAGCCTTGGAAAGAAATTCCCGAGCTAAACCTGACTAATTTGATTGTCTGGAAACCTGTTTTTCTGGGAGCGATGTTGTTTCGGCGATCGTGGCTGGAGCATACTGAGGGATTTGATACTACTTTGGAGCAAACACCAGATGTCGATTTAGTATTACGTTTAGCGGCAATGGGGGCTACTGCTGCTTGGGTCAAACAGGTCACAGTGAAATATCGCCAACATGAAGCCAATGCTTCTAAAAACACTTTATTACAGGCTCAAGAATTAGACCAGATTTTGGAACGATTTTTTAGTCAGTCTAATTTATCTCCAGAAATTAAAACTCTTGAATCCGAATCTCGTTATCAAAGTCTAATTTGGAGCGCTTGGCGGCTTCAGCAAACAGGATATTTGACGAAAATGAGTGATTATTTGTATAAGTCCTGGTTTTATAGTCAGAAATATCCGACAGAAATAATTCTCAATTGGATTAAATCTTTTAAAACTTATTCTACAGAATATGGTATAGATTTCAATGTTTCTAGTCTTATTTCTTCTCTGGAGTGGCAAAAATTAATTAAAAAATGTCTTGTATAA